One Pseudomonas abieticivorans genomic region harbors:
- a CDS encoding DUF1127 domain-containing protein: MERTLSSDLQFSSTTETSQAALPLRLLANLMLWQRRISSRHQLARLDARLLADAGISEAQRCEELSKPFWR; the protein is encoded by the coding sequence ATGGAACGTACACTCAGTTCCGACCTGCAATTCTCCAGCACCACCGAAACCAGCCAAGCTGCACTGCCTCTGCGCCTGCTCGCCAACCTGATGTTGTGGCAGCGCCGCATCTCCAGCCGCCATCAATTGGCCCGTCTGGATGCTCGCCTGCTGGCCGACGCCGGTATCAGCGAAGCACAACGTTGCGAAGAGCTGAGCAAGCCTTTCTGGCGTTAA
- a CDS encoding Re/Si-specific NAD(P)(+) transhydrogenase subunit alpha, whose translation MHIGVPLETQTGETRVAATPETIKKLIGQGHKVTVQSGAGVNASVTDSAYEAAGATIGSASDAFGAELILKVVAPDDSELAQIKSGTVLVGMLNPFNNETIAKMAERGISAFALEAAPRTSRAQSLDVLSSQANIAGYKAVLLAAHHYPRFMPMLMTAAGTVKAARVLILGAGVAGLQAIATAKRLGAVIEASDVRPAVKEQIESLGAKFIDVPYETDEERECAVGVGGYARPMPASWMQRQAQAVHERAKQADIVITTALIPGRKAPTLLSADTVAQMKPGSVVIDLAAAQGGNCPLTVADQVVVQNGVIICGPTNLAAMVGADASALYARNLLDFLKLVFNKEGQFEINLEDDIVAACLMCRDGQVIRKNG comes from the coding sequence GTGCACATTGGTGTTCCTCTCGAAACGCAGACGGGCGAAACACGGGTTGCTGCAACCCCGGAAACCATCAAGAAGCTGATCGGCCAAGGCCACAAGGTCACCGTCCAGAGCGGCGCAGGCGTCAATGCCAGCGTTACGGACAGTGCCTATGAAGCCGCCGGCGCGACCATTGGCAGCGCAAGCGATGCCTTTGGTGCCGAGCTGATCCTCAAGGTGGTGGCACCGGACGACAGCGAGCTGGCTCAGATCAAGAGCGGCACCGTTCTGGTCGGCATGCTGAACCCGTTCAACAACGAAACCATCGCCAAGATGGCCGAGCGCGGTATTAGCGCTTTCGCCCTGGAAGCTGCCCCACGTACTTCCCGTGCGCAGAGCCTGGACGTGCTGAGCTCGCAAGCCAACATCGCCGGCTATAAAGCCGTGCTGCTGGCCGCCCACCACTACCCGCGCTTCATGCCCATGCTGATGACCGCTGCCGGCACCGTAAAGGCCGCCCGCGTACTCATCCTGGGCGCCGGCGTAGCCGGCCTTCAGGCCATCGCCACGGCCAAGCGCCTGGGTGCGGTGATCGAAGCCTCGGACGTACGCCCGGCGGTGAAGGAACAAATCGAGTCGCTCGGTGCCAAGTTCATCGATGTGCCGTATGAAACAGACGAAGAGCGCGAGTGCGCCGTGGGTGTCGGCGGTTACGCACGCCCCATGCCGGCAAGCTGGATGCAGCGTCAGGCCCAGGCCGTGCACGAGCGCGCCAAGCAGGCTGACATTGTCATTACCACCGCGCTGATCCCTGGCCGCAAAGCGCCCACGTTGCTGAGCGCAGATACCGTTGCCCAGATGAAACCAGGCTCTGTGGTCATCGACCTGGCCGCCGCGCAAGGCGGCAACTGCCCGCTGACCGTGGCCGACCAGGTCGTGGTCCAGAACGGTGTGATCATCTGCGGCCCCACCAACCTGGCTGCCATGGTCGGTGCGGACGCTTCGGCGCTGTACGCCCGCAACCTGCTGGACTTCCTGAAACTGGTCTTCAACAAGGAAGGCCAGTTCGAGATCAACCTTGAAGACGACATCGTCGCTGCGTGCCTGATGTGCCGCGACGGCCAAGTCATCCGCAAGAACGGCTGA
- a CDS encoding NAD(P)(+) transhydrogenase (Re/Si-specific) subunit beta: MSMNLVTILYLIASICFIQALKGLSHPTTSRRGNLFGMLGMTLAVLTTVGLIYKLGSELATGGIAYVIVGLLVGGTAGSIMAKRVEMTKMPELVAFMHSMIGLAAVFIAIAAVVEPQSLGIVAQLGDAIPTGNRLELFLGAAIGAITFSGSVIAFGKLSGKYKFRLFQGAPVQFPGQHKLNLVIGLATLFFGLTFMFTGSYAAFAIMLALAFVLGVLLIIPIGGADMPVVVSMLNSYSGWAAAGIGFSLNNSMLIIAGSLVGSSGAILSYIMCKAMNRSFFNVIGGGFGAVADAGPAGAKEARPVKSGSADDATFLLTNADTVIIVPGYGLAVARAQHALKELTEKLTHRGVTVKYAIHPVAGRMPGHMNVLLAEAEVPYDQVFEMDDINSEFGQADVVLVLGANDVVNPAAKNDPKSPIAGMPILEAFKAKTIIVNKRSMASGYAGLDNELFYLDKTMMVFGDAKKVIEDMVKAVD, encoded by the coding sequence ATGAGCATGAACCTGGTAACCATCCTTTACCTGATCGCCTCGATCTGCTTTATCCAGGCGCTCAAGGGCCTGTCGCACCCGACCACGTCGCGGCGCGGTAACCTGTTCGGCATGCTGGGCATGACCCTGGCCGTGCTGACCACCGTGGGCCTGATCTACAAGCTCGGTTCGGAACTGGCCACCGGCGGCATCGCCTACGTGATCGTCGGCCTGCTGGTGGGCGGCACTGCCGGCTCCATCATGGCCAAGCGCGTCGAAATGACCAAGATGCCGGAACTGGTCGCCTTCATGCACAGCATGATCGGCCTGGCAGCGGTGTTCATTGCCATCGCCGCCGTGGTAGAGCCGCAATCGCTGGGCATCGTTGCCCAACTGGGTGACGCGATCCCTACCGGTAACCGCCTGGAGCTGTTCCTGGGTGCAGCCATCGGCGCTATCACCTTCTCCGGTTCCGTGATCGCTTTCGGCAAGTTGTCGGGCAAGTACAAGTTCCGCCTGTTCCAAGGCGCACCCGTGCAGTTCCCTGGCCAGCACAAGCTCAACCTGGTGATCGGCCTGGCCACGCTGTTCTTCGGCCTGACCTTCATGTTCACCGGCAGCTACGCCGCATTCGCCATCATGCTGGCCCTGGCCTTCGTGCTGGGCGTGCTGCTGATCATCCCGATCGGCGGCGCCGACATGCCGGTCGTGGTGTCGATGCTCAACAGCTACTCGGGCTGGGCGGCGGCCGGTATCGGCTTCTCGCTGAACAACTCGATGCTGATCATCGCCGGCTCCCTGGTGGGCTCCAGCGGTGCGATCCTGTCGTACATCATGTGCAAGGCCATGAACCGTTCGTTCTTCAACGTGATCGGTGGCGGCTTCGGCGCAGTGGCTGATGCAGGCCCCGCCGGCGCCAAGGAAGCTCGCCCGGTGAAATCCGGTTCGGCCGACGACGCGACGTTCCTGCTGACCAACGCCGACACCGTGATCATCGTGCCTGGCTACGGCCTGGCCGTGGCCCGTGCCCAGCACGCGTTGAAAGAGCTGACCGAGAAGCTGACCCACCGAGGCGTGACCGTGAAGTACGCGATCCACCCGGTAGCCGGCCGTATGCCTGGCCACATGAACGTATTGCTGGCCGAGGCCGAAGTGCCTTACGACCAGGTGTTCGAGATGGACGACATCAACTCCGAGTTCGGCCAGGCCGACGTGGTGCTGGTGCTGGGCGCCAACGACGTGGTCAACCCGGCGGCCAAGAACGATCCGAAGTCGCCGATCGCCGGCATGCCGATCCTGGAGGCCTTCAAGGCCAAGACCATCATCGTCAACAAGCGCTCGATGGCCAGTGGTTACGCCGGCCTGGACAACGAACTGTTCTACCTGGACAAGACCATGATGGTGTTCGGCGACGCCAAGAAAGTCATCGAAGACATGGTCAAGGCCGTTGATTAA
- a CDS encoding DUF2388 domain-containing protein: MSRSHLLGATLLLAMATGAQASSFVVTTDAVVRAVNASSNATSDASSSLRDKKIIREARDDAASFVASNGDIRGVKLESAFAEIRRSAPTLEASDEQLAQAILAI, encoded by the coding sequence ATGTCCCGTTCCCACCTGCTGGGCGCAACACTGCTGCTGGCCATGGCTACCGGCGCGCAAGCCTCGAGCTTCGTGGTCACCACCGACGCCGTCGTGCGCGCGGTCAACGCCTCTTCCAATGCCACCTCCGACGCCTCGTCGTCGCTGCGTGACAAAAAAATCATCCGTGAAGCGCGCGATGACGCTGCCAGCTTCGTGGCCAGCAACGGTGATATCCGTGGCGTGAAACTGGAAAGTGCTTTTGCCGAGATCCGTCGCAGCGCCCCAACGCTTGAGGCCTCGGATGAACAGTTGGCCCAAGCCATCCTGGCCATCTGA
- a CDS encoding acyl-CoA dehydrogenase — MGAKASFNWIDPLLLDQQLTEEERMVRDSAEQFAQGKLAPRVLEAFRHEKTDPAIFREMGEIGLLGATIPEQYGGSGLNYVCYGLIAREVERIDSGYRSMMSVQSSLVMVPINEFGTEAQKQKYLPKLASGEWIGCFGLTEPNHGSDPGAMITRARSVEGGYRLSGSKMWITNSPIADVFVVWAKDDAGDIRGFVLEKGWQGLSAPAIHGKVGLRASITGEIVMDNVFVPEENIFPDVRGLKGPFTCLNSARYGISWGALGAAEYCWHTARQYTLDRQQFGRPLAANQLIQKKLADMQTEITMALQGCLRLGRMKDEGTAAVEITSIMKRNSCGKSLDIARMARDMLGGNGISDEFGVARHLVNLEVVNTYEGTHDVHALILGRAQTGIQAFY, encoded by the coding sequence ATGGGCGCCAAAGCAAGCTTCAACTGGATTGATCCGCTGTTGCTGGACCAGCAGCTTACTGAAGAAGAGCGCATGGTTCGCGACAGTGCCGAGCAGTTCGCCCAGGGCAAGTTGGCGCCGCGTGTACTGGAAGCTTTTCGCCACGAGAAGACCGACCCTGCGATCTTTCGTGAAATGGGTGAGATCGGCCTGTTGGGCGCGACCATTCCTGAGCAATACGGTGGCAGTGGCCTCAACTATGTGTGCTACGGCCTGATTGCCCGCGAGGTTGAGCGCATCGACTCCGGCTACCGTTCGATGATGAGCGTGCAGTCCTCCCTGGTGATGGTGCCGATCAACGAGTTCGGCACCGAGGCGCAGAAGCAGAAGTACCTGCCCAAGCTCGCCAGTGGCGAGTGGATTGGTTGCTTCGGCCTGACCGAGCCTAACCACGGCTCCGATCCGGGCGCGATGATTACCCGTGCGCGCTCCGTGGAGGGCGGCTATCGCCTGAGCGGCAGCAAGATGTGGATCACCAACAGCCCGATCGCCGACGTGTTCGTGGTGTGGGCCAAGGACGACGCCGGCGACATTCGCGGTTTCGTGCTTGAGAAAGGTTGGCAGGGGCTCAGTGCTCCAGCGATTCATGGCAAGGTTGGCCTGCGGGCATCGATCACCGGTGAAATCGTGATGGACAATGTGTTTGTCCCCGAAGAGAACATCTTCCCGGACGTGCGCGGCCTCAAGGGCCCGTTCACGTGCCTGAACTCCGCGCGCTATGGCATTTCCTGGGGAGCATTGGGGGCGGCCGAATATTGCTGGCACACCGCGCGCCAATACACCTTGGATCGTCAGCAGTTCGGTCGCCCATTGGCAGCCAACCAGTTGATCCAGAAAAAGCTGGCCGACATGCAGACCGAGATCACCATGGCGTTGCAAGGTTGCCTACGTCTGGGGCGCATGAAGGATGAAGGCACCGCGGCAGTGGAAATCACCTCGATCATGAAGCGCAACTCCTGCGGCAAGTCCCTGGACATCGCCCGCATGGCCCGGGACATGCTGGGTGGCAATGGCATCAGCGATGAGTTCGGCGTGGCCCGCCACCTGGTCAACCTGGAGGTGGTCAACACCTATGAAGGCACGCATGACGTGCATGCGCTGATTCTGGGGCGCGCGCAAACCGGCATCCAGGCGTTCTATTAA
- a CDS encoding DUF1127 domain-containing protein translates to MIRTLKNLLTRVLRRLNQLHETSRTRRLLSELNEQQLSDIGVSHADRMAELEKPFWR, encoded by the coding sequence ATGATCCGCACACTCAAGAATCTACTGACTCGCGTACTGCGCCGACTCAATCAGTTACATGAAACTTCTCGCACCAGACGGTTACTCTCGGAACTAAATGAGCAACAATTGTCTGACATCGGCGTCAGCCATGCCGATCGCATGGCCGAGCTCGAAAAACCCTTCTGGCGCTGA
- a CDS encoding DUF2388 domain-containing protein codes for MRTPLIAATLGLLLLADVAQAHTLVETSNIIVRAFGRSINFTSDTTTSVRDSKVVVEAKDDAASFVASNGDIRGSQLEAAFATLRTRVPEAQGASDQDLAEAILAL; via the coding sequence ATGCGTACCCCGCTGATTGCCGCCACCCTCGGCCTGCTGTTGCTGGCCGACGTGGCTCAGGCACACACCCTTGTGGAAACCAGTAACATCATCGTTCGCGCCTTTGGCCGCTCGATCAATTTCACCTCCGACACCACCACCTCGGTACGTGACTCCAAAGTGGTTGTAGAAGCCAAGGACGACGCCGCCAGCTTCGTCGCCAGCAACGGTGATATCCGTGGCTCGCAACTGGAAGCCGCCTTCGCCACCCTGCGTACCCGCGTGCCGGAGGCCCAAGGCGCCAGCGACCAGGACCTCGCCGAAGCCATCCTCGCACTGTGA
- a CDS encoding NAD(P) transhydrogenase subunit alpha, with protein sequence MEDMLISHGVYNLIIFVLAIYVGYHVVWNVTPALHTPLMAVTNAISAIVIVGAMLAAALTVTPLGKIMGTLAVALAAVNVFGGFLVTRRMLEMFKKKAPKVKDEAAK encoded by the coding sequence ATGGAAGACATGCTGATCTCCCACGGCGTCTACAACCTGATCATCTTCGTGCTGGCCATTTATGTTGGCTACCACGTGGTCTGGAACGTGACCCCCGCGCTGCACACACCGCTGATGGCGGTGACCAACGCCATCTCGGCCATCGTGATCGTCGGCGCCATGCTGGCCGCCGCACTCACCGTGACCCCACTGGGCAAGATCATGGGCACCCTGGCCGTGGCCCTGGCGGCGGTGAACGTATTCGGTGGTTTTCTGGTAACGCGCCGCATGCTCGAGATGTTCAAGAAAAAAGCTCCGAAAGTTAAGGATGAGGCTGCCAAATAA
- a CDS encoding LysR family transcriptional regulator — MRRKIPSTTALVCFEAAARHESFTKASQELSLTQGAVCRQIAGLEEFLNVELFRRSRRGVKLTEAGLSYSRRVATQLDAVERDTLSVMGQQGANAIELAVVPTFGTQWLLPRLKGFQQAHPEVTVNLTNRTRPFLFADTPFDAAIYFGDADWPGTQSHRLMGENPVPVCSPALLGAGGTLAADTIATLPLLQQTTRPYAWRQWFNSLGLNISRDMTGPRYELFSMLAQAASHQMGIALIPPFLIQRELGEGSLVVANAHALASHKAYYLMIPERKVESASLKAFRDWLVAEADLYTIEHKGKNHLLTP, encoded by the coding sequence ATGCGCCGCAAAATCCCCAGCACCACTGCTTTGGTTTGCTTCGAAGCCGCCGCCCGCCACGAGAGCTTTACCAAGGCCTCCCAGGAGCTTTCCCTCACCCAGGGGGCCGTTTGCCGACAGATAGCCGGCTTGGAAGAGTTTCTCAATGTGGAACTGTTCCGACGCTCGCGTCGCGGGGTAAAGCTGACGGAAGCCGGACTTTCCTATAGCCGTCGCGTAGCAACCCAACTGGATGCCGTGGAGCGCGACACCCTCTCGGTGATGGGCCAGCAAGGCGCCAACGCCATCGAACTGGCCGTGGTGCCCACATTCGGCACCCAATGGCTGCTGCCCAGGCTCAAAGGCTTCCAGCAGGCGCACCCCGAGGTCACGGTCAACCTGACCAACCGTACGCGCCCGTTCCTGTTTGCCGACACACCGTTCGACGCCGCCATTTACTTCGGCGATGCCGATTGGCCCGGCACCCAATCGCACCGCCTGATGGGTGAGAACCCGGTGCCAGTTTGCAGCCCGGCTTTGCTGGGGGCCGGTGGCACGCTAGCGGCAGACACCATCGCCACGCTGCCGCTACTGCAGCAGACCACCCGGCCGTACGCCTGGCGCCAGTGGTTCAACTCACTGGGGCTGAACATCAGCCGCGACATGACAGGCCCACGCTATGAACTATTCTCCATGCTGGCCCAGGCAGCGTCGCACCAAATGGGCATCGCGCTGATCCCGCCATTCCTGATCCAGCGCGAATTGGGGGAGGGCAGCCTGGTGGTTGCCAATGCCCATGCGCTGGCCAGTCACAAGGCTTATTACCTGATGATTCCCGAAAGAAAGGTCGAATCCGCGTCATTAAAGGCTTTTCGCGACTGGCTGGTGGCCGAAGCCGATCTCTATACCATTGAACATAAAGGGAAAAATCATTTGCTGACCCCGTAG
- a CDS encoding DUF2388 domain-containing protein — MRYVFSVLLALCWSASSQAFDLTTQNLVVSGYVTSQVTKAPFDRKLLIAAQDDAAAFIATDGQLRGARLESALHYLRHNSPTLQASDTELAQAILAQY; from the coding sequence ATGCGTTATGTGTTTTCAGTACTATTGGCCCTGTGTTGGTCTGCGTCGAGCCAAGCCTTCGACCTTACGACGCAGAACCTTGTCGTCAGTGGCTACGTCACCAGTCAAGTGACCAAGGCGCCCTTCGACAGAAAGCTGTTAATTGCCGCGCAGGACGACGCTGCAGCGTTCATTGCCACTGATGGCCAACTGAGAGGGGCACGGCTGGAATCTGCGCTGCACTATCTGCGGCACAATTCACCGACGCTTCAAGCCAGCGACACGGAACTGGCGCAGGCCATACTCGCTCAATATTGA
- a CDS encoding CaiB/BaiF CoA transferase family protein has translation MGALSHLRVLDLSRVLAGPWAGQILADLGAEVIKVERPGNGDDTRAWGPPFLKDARGENTSEAAYYLSANRNKQSVTIDFTQAEGQRLVRELAAKSDIVIENFKVGGLAAYGLDYASLKAINPQLIYCSITGFGQTGPYAKRAGYDFMIQGLGGLMSLTGRPEGDEGAGPVKVGVALTDILTGLYSTVAILAALAHRDHDGGGQHIDMALLDVQVACLANQAMNYLTTGVPPRRLGNAHPNIVPYQDFPTADGDFILTVGNDGQFRKFAEVAGQPQWADDPRFLTNKLRVANRGELVPLIRQATVFKTTAQWVEQLELAGVPCGPINDLAQVFADPQVVARGLAVSMPHPLAGTLPQVASPIRMSQTPVEYRMAPPLLGEHTDQVLAELLGLQAEDLMRLRELKVV, from the coding sequence ATGGGTGCTTTGTCTCATCTGCGCGTGCTTGACCTGTCGCGGGTACTGGCGGGCCCCTGGGCCGGGCAGATCCTTGCCGACCTGGGGGCTGAGGTCATCAAGGTCGAACGGCCCGGCAACGGCGACGACACGCGTGCCTGGGGGCCGCCCTTCCTCAAGGACGCCCGCGGCGAGAATACCAGCGAGGCGGCGTACTACCTGTCGGCCAACCGCAACAAGCAATCGGTGACCATCGACTTTACCCAAGCCGAAGGCCAGCGCCTGGTGCGCGAGTTGGCAGCCAAGTCAGACATCGTCATCGAGAACTTCAAGGTCGGTGGCCTGGCAGCGTATGGGCTGGACTATGCCTCGCTCAAGGCGATCAATCCGCAGCTTATCTATTGTTCGATCACCGGCTTCGGCCAGACCGGGCCCTATGCCAAGCGCGCCGGGTATGACTTCATGATCCAGGGGCTGGGTGGGCTGATGAGCCTGACCGGGCGCCCGGAGGGTGATGAGGGCGCCGGGCCGGTGAAGGTTGGCGTGGCGCTGACCGACATCCTCACTGGCCTGTATTCCACGGTAGCGATACTGGCCGCCCTCGCCCACCGTGATCATGATGGTGGCGGGCAGCACATTGACATGGCGTTGCTGGATGTACAGGTGGCCTGCCTGGCGAACCAGGCCATGAATTACCTCACCACCGGCGTGCCCCCGCGCAGGCTCGGTAACGCGCACCCTAATATAGTGCCCTACCAGGACTTCCCTACCGCCGATGGCGACTTCATCCTGACGGTGGGTAACGACGGGCAGTTCCGCAAGTTTGCCGAAGTGGCCGGGCAGCCACAGTGGGCTGATGATCCGCGCTTCCTGACCAACAAGCTGCGGGTGGCCAACCGAGGGGAGCTGGTACCGTTGATTCGTCAGGCGACGGTATTCAAGACCACGGCGCAGTGGGTTGAGCAGTTGGAGCTGGCCGGTGTGCCCTGTGGGCCAATCAATGACTTGGCCCAGGTGTTTGCCGACCCGCAGGTGGTTGCCCGTGGGTTGGCGGTTTCCATGCCTCACCCTTTGGCTGGCACCCTGCCCCAGGTCGCCAGCCCGATCAGGATGTCGCAGACGCCTGTGGAGTACCGGATGGCCCCTCCTCTATTGGGTGAGCATACCGACCAGGTGCTGGCTGAGTTGCTTGGGTTGCAGGCTGAAGACTTGATGCGCTTGCGTGAGCTAAAGGTGGTGTGA
- a CDS encoding acetyl-CoA hydrolase/transferase family protein has protein sequence MYRDRIRLASLQDKVMSAADAAALIQDGMTVGMSGFTRAGEAKAVPHALAERAKQTPLQITLMTGASLGNDLDKQLTEAGVLARRMPFQVDSTLRKAINDGKVMFIDQHLSDTVEQLRNRQIKAVDLAVIECVAITEEGHLVLSTSVGNSASFAILAKEVIIEINLSQPLELEGLHDIYIPSYRPTRLPIPVLKADSHIGNTAVQIDPAKIVGIVISNQADSPSTVLPPDMETQAIANHLVEFFKNEVREDRLTNSLMPLQAGIGTIANAVMHGLLDSPFSDMTMYSEVLQDSTFDLFDAGKLSFASGSSMTLSAKKHEEVFSDFSRYKSRLVLRPQEISNHPEVIRRLGIIGINTALEFDLYGNVNSTHVCGTRMMNGIGGSGDFARNAHLAIFVTKSIAKGGAISSVVPMVSHVDHTEHDVDILVTEQGLADLRGLAPRERARVIIDNCVHPDYRDALNQYFTAACAKGGHTPHILRDALAWHDNLETTGRMLAV, from the coding sequence ATGTACCGTGACCGTATCCGTTTAGCTTCCTTGCAAGACAAGGTGATGAGTGCGGCCGACGCCGCTGCCCTGATTCAGGACGGCATGACCGTCGGCATGAGCGGCTTCACCCGCGCAGGCGAAGCCAAGGCCGTGCCCCACGCACTGGCTGAACGGGCCAAGCAGACCCCTTTGCAAATCACCCTGATGACCGGCGCAAGCCTGGGCAACGACCTCGACAAGCAGCTCACCGAAGCCGGCGTGCTGGCCCGACGCATGCCATTCCAGGTCGACAGCACCCTGCGTAAGGCGATCAACGACGGCAAGGTGATGTTTATCGACCAGCACCTGTCCGATACCGTCGAGCAACTGCGCAACCGCCAGATCAAGGCCGTGGACCTGGCCGTGATCGAATGCGTTGCCATCACCGAGGAAGGCCACCTGGTGCTCAGCACCTCGGTCGGCAACTCCGCCAGCTTCGCCATCCTGGCCAAGGAAGTGATCATCGAGATCAACCTGTCCCAGCCGCTGGAGCTCGAAGGCCTGCACGACATCTATATCCCCAGCTACCGCCCCACCCGCCTGCCGATCCCGGTACTCAAGGCCGACAGCCACATCGGCAATACCGCGGTGCAGATCGACCCGGCCAAGATCGTTGGCATCGTCATCAGCAACCAGGCCGACTCGCCCTCCACGGTGCTGCCGCCCGACATGGAAACCCAGGCCATCGCCAACCACCTGGTCGAGTTCTTCAAGAACGAAGTGCGCGAAGACCGCCTGACCAACAGCCTGATGCCGCTGCAAGCCGGCATCGGCACCATCGCCAACGCGGTGATGCACGGCCTGCTGGACTCACCGTTCAGCGACATGACCATGTACTCCGAAGTGCTGCAGGATTCGACCTTCGACCTGTTCGACGCCGGCAAGCTGAGCTTCGCCTCGGGCAGCTCCATGACCCTGTCGGCAAAAAAACATGAAGAAGTATTCAGCGACTTCAGCCGCTACAAATCCCGGCTGGTGCTGCGCCCGCAGGAGATCTCCAACCACCCCGAGGTGATCCGTCGCCTGGGTATCATCGGCATCAACACCGCGCTTGAGTTCGACCTGTACGGCAACGTCAACTCCACCCACGTGTGTGGCACCCGCATGATGAACGGCATCGGCGGCTCGGGTGACTTCGCCCGCAACGCGCACCTGGCGATCTTCGTCACCAAGTCCATCGCCAAGGGCGGCGCGATCTCCAGCGTCGTGCCCATGGTCAGCCACGTCGACCATACCGAGCACGATGTCGACATCCTGGTAACCGAGCAGGGCTTGGCCGACCTGCGCGGCCTAGCGCCCCGCGAAAGAGCACGGGTGATCATCGACAACTGCGTGCACCCCGACTACCGCGACGCACTCAACCAGTACTTCACCGCGGCCTGTGCGAAGGGCGGGCACACCCCGCACATCCTGCGCGATGCACTGGCCTGGCACGACAACCTGGAAACAACCGGGCGCATGCTGGCGGTGTAG